The Ruania halotolerans genome contains the following window.
CACGGTAATCCGGAACCAGAACTGGATCATCCTGGTCTCCGGCTTCTTCGAGCCGGTGTTCTACCTGCTCGCGATGGGCATCGGAATGGGCACGCTCGTGGGCGCGGTGGAAGGCCCGGGTGGCCGGGAGATCACCTACGCGGCGTTCATCGCTCCGGCCCTGCTGGCCACCTCGGCGATGAACGGCGCGTTCTATGACTCCACCTGGAACGTGTTCTTCAAGCTGCGGTTCGCCAAACTGTATGAAGCGATGTTGCAGACTTCGCTCTCGCCGTGGAATGTAGCGCTCGGGGAGATCCTGATGGCGCTCTTCCGCGGCCTGCTCTATGCCGTGGGATTCCTCGGCGTGCTCGCGATCATGGGCCTGGTGACCTCGTGGTGGGCGCTCGCAATGGTGCCGGTGGCGGTGTTGATCGCGTTTGGCTTCGCCGCCCTGGGGATGGGCGTGACCAGCTATATGACCCGGTTCCAGCAGATGGATCTGCTGAACTTCGTGATGCTGCCGATGTTCCTGTTCTCGGCCACGCTGTACCCGATCACCGTCTATCCGGAAGCGGTGCAGTGGGTCGTGATGGCGCTGCCGCTGTGGCATGCGGTGGAGTTGATGCGCCAGCTCTCCGTCGGCCACCTGACCTGGATCACCGCCGTGCACGTGGGTTACTTCGTCGGGATGGTGGGCGCAGGATTGTGGCTGACCACCACCCGGCTGCGGGCGCTCTTCCTGCGTTGAGGGGTGCGAGGCGTCAGGAGTCGAGCACGCCGTAGGCGATGAAGTTGTCCTCCAGCACACCCGTGGCGTCATTGAGGCCGTCGCAGGTGATCAGCCGGATCTCGGCCTCGGTGGTGTTGCCGTAGACCTCCAGCGTGGGGAATCCCTCGCGGCTCTTGTCGAACAGCTCGGTGCGGTAGACCGTGAACGTGGCCACCGAACCATCCTCGCGCGCCACCTCGATGCTGTCGCCAACCTCGAGTTGCGGCAGATCGGCGAAGATCCCGGGTCCGCCCTCGATACCGTTGCGGTGACCGAGCACCACGGAGGGGCCGATCTCGCCCGGCGTCGGGGAGTGCACGTACCACCCGGGTGGAGAGCCGAGGTTGTACGGGGGAACCTCGATCAGCCCGTTGTCCTGCAGGCCCAGATCCATGAGTTCGGCGTCGACGCCGATCGCGGGGACGGAGACCACCGTCGGCTCAGAGGCCGGTAGCGAGGCGGGCTCGGCTTCCGGCTCGGCTGCCTCGGTGGGCTCGGTGGGCTCGGTGGTCGGTGATGGTGTGGGGGAGGGCTCCGCCGTCGGCGCGTCCTGGGCCGGGATCTCCTCCACCTGGCCCGCGCTGGTCGGCGCGGGCGCGGTAGCTCCGTCGTCCGGCCCGGCGCAGGCGGTCAGGGCGAGTGCGGCGGCCGCCGCGCAGACCGCAAGGCCTGCGCGGCGACCGTAGGTGTGACGCATCATCAGTGAACCGTGGTCACCTGATCACGCGCGGGTGGAGTTGCGGCGCATCGCCCAGGCTCCGCCACCGGCGAGTACCAGGGCACCTGCTGCGACACCCACGGCGAGGCCGGTGTTGTCCACCGGCTGGACCGGTGAACCGGTGTCAGCGCCACCCTCGGGCATCGCGCCCATCTGCGAGACGTTCACCGTGCCGCAGGCTGCCGGCAGCGTGGCTGCGAGCGGCAGCTCCTCGTTCAGCGGGCTCATCTTCTCGGCCGCTTCCTCGCTCAGGTTGGCCGGGTCCACACCGTGAATGACCACGACGGCGGTGCCGTCGGCGAGAGCCGCAGCGGTGTCGTCGTTGAGCTCGAAGGTGCGCTCATAGGTGTACGCGTCACCACCGGGGAAGCGGTCGATGGCCAGCGCCGAATCGGCGCTGGTGTCGCCCTCAGTGGTCAACGAGGTGCTGACCTCACCGTAGAACGGCACGCCCTCGGGTGTGCTCACGGCGCCGTCACCGTCAGTGTCGGCGCTCGGGTCTGGGCAGACCCCGTCGGCACCGATGTGGATGTGCTGCGCGTGCGGGAAGGGTCCGTCCATGAACGTTGCTGCCGCACCGGAGACGTTGATCGAGACTGTGGCTTCGCTTCCGTTCAGCTCGATCATGGCCTCACCCGTGGTGCCGCTGTCGTTCAGTGACTCCAGGCTTGCCTGACCCGACCAGGACTCGTGCGTGTCGGCCATGGCCGGGGCCGCGGTGAGCGTGAGTGCGCCCAGTGCGATCGCGGGGACTGTCAGTAGCATTCGATTCCGCATGTCTCTCCCTCATGTGATTCGTCCATTCCGCTGGCGTCTGTGCCACCGGAGCCCGACAGCTCGGTCTCGGCCGGTGTCGGTGCGGCACCCGATGTGGGGTGCCGGTCGTGCCTGTGGGGGGTGTGCTCGGCCGGTTTCAGCACGGCGAGCAGACCGGTGCCGGCATCACCGCCCTCCGAGGCGTCCGTAGGCGCGCTCCGGAGGGGGCGGTCACGGCAGCGGATGTCGTCACCATCGTGCGCATCGTCGTGCTCCCACCTCGATCGGGGTCCTGATACACGGGGTTCGGAGACCTCGAACGTGCGGATGGGTGTGATCGCGATCAGATTTCTCACCGTCGACCGCGCGGCCGACGGCACCAGCACTTGGGGCGCATCGACGCACCGCTTGGAGGTGATCAGCGCGTCAGCCTCAGCGGCGATCTCAGCGCCGGGCCGGGGT
Protein-coding sequences here:
- a CDS encoding ABC transporter permease, yielding MSVLDRTGGPAGAASLAEPGARSSVRSVLERGFTVIRNQNWIILVSGFFEPVFYLLAMGIGMGTLVGAVEGPGGREITYAAFIAPALLATSAMNGAFYDSTWNVFFKLRFAKLYEAMLQTSLSPWNVALGEILMALFRGLLYAVGFLGVLAIMGLVTSWWALAMVPVAVLIAFGFAALGMGVTSYMTRFQQMDLLNFVMLPMFLFSATLYPITVYPEAVQWVVMALPLWHAVELMRQLSVGHLTWITAVHVGYFVGMVGAGLWLTTTRLRALFLR
- a CDS encoding sortase domain-containing protein; this translates as MMRHTYGRRAGLAVCAAAAALALTACAGPDDGATAPAPTSAGQVEEIPAQDAPTAEPSPTPSPTTEPTEPTEAAEPEAEPASLPASEPTVVSVPAIGVDAELMDLGLQDNGLIEVPPYNLGSPPGWYVHSPTPGEIGPSVVLGHRNGIEGGPGIFADLPQLEVGDSIEVAREDGSVATFTVYRTELFDKSREGFPTLEVYGNTTEAEIRLITCDGLNDATGVLEDNFIAYGVLDS
- a CDS encoding NPXTG-anchored protein, with the translated sequence MRNRMLLTVPAIALGALTLTAAPAMADTHESWSGQASLESLNDSGTTGEAMIELNGSEATVSINVSGAAATFMDGPFPHAQHIHIGADGVCPDPSADTDGDGAVSTPEGVPFYGEVSTSLTTEGDTSADSALAIDRFPGGDAYTYERTFELNDDTAAALADGTAVVVIHGVDPANLSEEAAEKMSPLNEELPLAATLPAACGTVNVSQMGAMPEGGADTGSPVQPVDNTGLAVGVAAGALVLAGGGAWAMRRNSTRA